A portion of the Pseudomonas synxantha BG33R genome contains these proteins:
- a CDS encoding OmpA family protein, translating to MFKRTMIFHISLLSVALYSVPSAMAEGTFPKAFGNEYTAVAPVSSGQAQVVYYRSAAANVQAGAANVYVDREFQGALLPGGYTAFCVEPGQHTLGAYLNDAPQYRGKNTDVYSAQLAGGMTYFLKVSEGASTAPQAVSSAQAETELAATRQQLHALSRASHVVACDYQPVPAVAPFKDYSLSGDVLFAFGKSGYADISVSGRKAIRHLISQLRSEHANLAQMEVIGHTDAIGKPAANHALGLKRAQTVRRLLVDGGLASTHISVSSAGSSEPVSSDCQGSHAEQVACYAPDRRVVVRVDLLP from the coding sequence ATGTTTAAGCGAACAATGATTTTTCATATCTCACTACTGAGCGTGGCCCTGTACAGCGTACCTTCGGCCATGGCCGAAGGCACTTTCCCTAAAGCGTTCGGCAATGAGTACACCGCCGTCGCACCGGTTTCCAGTGGTCAGGCTCAAGTGGTGTATTACCGCTCGGCTGCCGCCAATGTTCAAGCGGGTGCCGCAAACGTTTACGTCGATCGCGAGTTTCAAGGCGCGCTGCTGCCGGGTGGTTATACCGCATTTTGCGTCGAGCCCGGCCAGCATACGCTTGGTGCTTACCTCAACGATGCGCCGCAGTACAGAGGCAAGAACACCGATGTTTACAGTGCTCAACTGGCCGGTGGGATGACCTACTTTTTGAAGGTCAGCGAGGGTGCCAGCACCGCGCCACAGGCCGTTTCGAGTGCCCAGGCCGAGACGGAGTTGGCAGCTACGCGCCAGCAATTGCATGCACTTTCCCGCGCTTCCCATGTCGTTGCCTGTGACTACCAACCAGTTCCTGCTGTGGCACCATTCAAGGACTACTCGCTCTCGGGTGACGTGTTGTTTGCCTTCGGAAAGTCTGGCTATGCAGATATCTCTGTGTCGGGACGCAAGGCCATTCGACACCTGATCAGCCAGCTACGTAGCGAGCACGCAAACCTTGCGCAAATGGAAGTGATCGGCCACACCGATGCCATCGGCAAACCTGCTGCCAATCACGCGCTGGGACTCAAGCGTGCACAGACCGTACGTCGTCTGTTGGTCGACGGTGGGCTTGCCTCCACCCACATTAGTGTCAGCAGCGCAGGCTCAAGCGAACCTGTCAGCAGCGATTGCCAAGGCTCGCATGCAGAGCAAGTTGCGTGTTATGCCCCGGATCGTCGTGTAGTTGTGAGGGTCGACTTGCTGCCGTAA
- a CDS encoding Ig-like domain-containing protein → MSDDVGIIQGPIAEGGSTDDTTPTLSGGGQQPGDTVTIIDNGTIIGTAPVKDDGSWEFTPNPPLNDGDHDFTIIVTDPAGNASEESDPYPVNIDTTAPVANAIAESMSKDSGANHTDFLTNDGTRGRLISGSLTAAISADERVQVSLDGGKTWQDAILNGSNSWSFVDDNSHTADWEIQTRVVDKAGNVGTVSTQDVTLDTEAPDAPDSFSINGSTVTVQFDGSSLKAGDTLQIIVGDKHFDQALTQAQIDAGSVDILAPGAQMTNTSAAFIDQVGNVSQSLIFKLAEVDFESATPERVEVNAVRDFGAFTFSWGNYANETAGWPRGIIASGVSLSDLGTAHSAGLGMWSGGSTNPSLTLNNGETATQASFSIGGLHVDKTVSFYDADNHLIHSILVATKGVSNIQTVDVPMPAGQEFARIEFKGGVGDWFWLDDIQFTLTSGAGFQHVDPAVSQVVSESAAYNGGDEDNIFSVQDVTVLGGGNTHINAGSGLDTLKLTGKDQVLDLTQLGEKISSIEVIDLTGSGNNTLNLSLSDVLEQGTTSLFTEDDHVQMMVKGNAGDTVNLDELLADGTDPGNWANSGQVTVGGVEYEVYRHDALDAELLVQQGVQTNLV, encoded by the coding sequence GCTGGGAATTCACCCCGAACCCGCCACTGAATGATGGCGATCACGATTTCACCATTATTGTGACCGACCCGGCGGGCAACGCCAGTGAAGAATCTGACCCGTACCCGGTGAACATCGACACCACTGCTCCTGTGGCCAACGCTATCGCAGAAAGCATGAGCAAGGACAGCGGTGCCAACCACACCGACTTCCTGACCAATGACGGTACAAGGGGACGTCTGATCAGCGGTTCTCTGACCGCTGCTATATCGGCTGACGAGAGAGTCCAGGTTTCGCTGGACGGCGGAAAGACATGGCAGGATGCAATCCTTAACGGCTCAAACAGTTGGAGCTTTGTGGATGACAACAGCCACACCGCAGATTGGGAAATACAGACTCGTGTAGTTGATAAAGCCGGTAACGTTGGCACTGTCAGCACACAGGATGTCACGCTCGACACAGAAGCCCCGGATGCACCGGATTCGTTCTCGATCAATGGTAGCACCGTCACCGTACAGTTTGATGGCAGCAGTCTCAAGGCAGGAGACACCCTTCAAATAATTGTTGGCGACAAGCACTTTGACCAGGCATTGACTCAGGCTCAGATTGATGCGGGCTCAGTGGATATTCTGGCGCCCGGTGCCCAAATGACTAACACGTCCGCAGCGTTTATAGATCAGGTGGGCAATGTATCTCAGTCGCTTATTTTCAAATTAGCAGAAGTCGATTTTGAAAGCGCTACACCTGAAAGGGTCGAAGTGAACGCGGTACGAGACTTCGGCGCTTTCACATTTTCCTGGGGTAACTATGCTAACGAAACCGCTGGGTGGCCTCGTGGCATCATCGCATCAGGTGTCAGCCTGTCCGACCTTGGAACGGCACATTCCGCTGGTTTAGGAATGTGGTCAGGAGGTAGTACAAACCCATCCCTCACCCTGAATAACGGCGAAACAGCAACTCAAGCCTCCTTCTCGATTGGTGGTTTGCATGTGGACAAGACTGTCAGCTTTTATGACGCCGACAACCACCTGATCCACAGCATACTCGTGGCAACGAAGGGGGTCAGCAATATCCAAACTGTCGATGTGCCGATGCCAGCAGGGCAGGAATTCGCTCGCATCGAGTTTAAGGGGGGAGTTGGAGATTGGTTCTGGCTGGACGATATTCAGTTCACACTGACCTCCGGAGCTGGCTTCCAGCATGTTGACCCCGCTGTATCTCAGGTTGTTAGCGAATCTGCCGCCTACAACGGGGGGGACGAAGACAATATTTTCTCCGTGCAAGATGTGACGGTGCTTGGAGGGGGCAACACTCATATCAATGCGGGCTCAGGCCTCGACACTCTCAAACTCACCGGTAAGGATCAGGTGTTGGACCTGACCCAACTGGGCGAAAAGATCAGTTCCATCGAGGTTATTGATCTAACCGGTAGTGGCAACAACACCTTGAATCTGTCGTTGAGCGATGTGCTGGAGCAAGGTACCACCTCATTGTTCACCGAGGACGACCACGTGCAAATGATGGTCAAGGGCAACGCCGGCGACACGGTCAACCTTGACGAGCTGTTGGCTGACGGGACTGATCCTGGCAACTGGGCTAATTCCGGTCAGGTGACAGTCGGTGGCGTGGAGTACGAGGTGTATCGCCATGACGCGCTGGATGCTGAGTTGCTGGTTCAACAAGGTGTGCAAACCAACCTGGTTTAA